The DNA window ccCATTATGttgaaacagaacaaaaagcTAACTCCTGCAAACACTCAAGAGTTACAGACAGATGTTGCCTGCTGTATCCAGGCCAAAATCTGAGCCAGCAAAAATTTTAGTTGTATCGTTACCATCCCTTGCATTCTGAGGCACTTCCATCCAAAAGTATCCATTTGCTTCGATCACACCCTCATCCTGGATAAATTATATTCTCCATAGTAGTAATCTACACAGCTGTGCGCTTTACTGAGGCAATATAAATGAAGAACCtgactcaagggtacaactatAGCGGCCTATcaaggattcaaacctgcagtcCCTTGTGACTCCTGCAGTTTCACTTCCTTTAGCCTTTCAGACGCGTCTTGGGGACCTCGGTTCTGGCTGGGGAAGACTCCGTTTCTGCTTAATCATCGCGGCCCATTTCTAGATTTATGTCCAATGACGTCAGATCTCCTAACGTCCTTGCTGCGTTGTCTTCGGTGGCCGCTGTTCCCTGCCAAGATGGACAAATTCAATCTCCCTGGCAGGCTCTGGGCCACGTGTTAGCGAGAGAGCGGGCTCCCCGGGGGTCACGCAAATGGATTAAGGCCAAGAGccgagagggaagaggagaggactgGAGAAGATTCTGTAATTCAATATAACCGGTgaaagtggggtgggggggggtcgatGAAAACTCATAGAATTTACAGTCGCCTGCACCTTACAGAAAATGAAGTCATATAGCACATTTGCACGAATGTGACACTTTGCCAGTATGATGTTGGTGGAATTTTCATTTTCCGCCATTTTAGTCTCTGCTGTCCTTTTGTTTGACCTGGGGAGCCAGCCCGTGATCTTGTCGCAGCCTTCGCAAcaccaattttaaaaaacccatgGCGTCGGCCATGTTGGCTCCGCCCCTCGGACTAGTTTCCGCAGCCGAGATCCTGGGTGTCGACCCCACGCTCAGAAAGGCTGGAGCGGTTTCCACTGTACGAGCGCCCCACGAAGTTCCCGCCCTCCCTACGCGCCCTTGGCCTTTTCTTCACAATGGATCTCACTGTCACCGGACCATTCCCTCAGCCAGCTCACGAACGCTACACACAAAAGATGCCCTGATACTCTTTCCTGACCTTATgtcaccccaacacccccatgATGGTGAGGGTGAGGAACCAGAATGGAACCAAACTGATCCCAGGTTTTCTTATGTcgcccaaacccaaacccctgACCCGCAACCACCTGTTTGGACTCACTcacactggggggaggggagggggggggggggcaggtgtacCGCGTCTGTGACCGCACACTAATTTACACCCTGTGCTCTGCAGTAAATCTGTTGTTGGCAGAAAGGAGTCGTTCGCACGGGGAGTGATTAGACAGACCTACGAGCGGCGGAGTATTCTCCACAGAAACGCTCCTGCGGCGCGGGTGTGCTTGAGCAAAGAAAGCAGCGAGGCAGTCTGACTCGCCCTCCAAGGCACCCGTTAACGGGCTTTAGTTTTAGGTGCTCCCTCCGGACATAACAGAGCTAGCTATCAAAAATGCTAAATCTGCAAAAAGGAACCAAAAACAGGTTAAGAAAAATGCAAACTAACGCCGTCCTGCCGAACACCTTCATATGCAAGTGACACGGCCACAATATAAAACTGAATCTCCCTGCAGTCTTCCGTCAGTTTTCATTatcagacacagaaacacttgAGAACCAGAAAATGAAAGTATGTTCTTTCAATAAAGGATTCAGTTATCAGTGCAGAACTGTCATATTACTGTAATGATGGCAAAATATAACAATTCATATAAAGCAATTAAACTGATGCGTTTCAAAATATAATtgctattaattatttaaataaacttctccctagtacagaaaacaaaggaTTAACTGAATGGTGATAAAAAAAGAcctttattaataaataaagttgacaacattttaaaaagcaccccGTTTTATACAGAAACATTGCTTTTCTCAAGAAAATCTGCTCAGTTTCTTTTTATAAAGGGCCTTGTTGTTTGAAACAGTTGCCAAAAATGGTCTTTCAAAATAAGCTTTTCATTTGTATATATCTTTATGGATACCACACAATAACAGATTAAAATTAGACGCAAACATACACTGTCAATGACAATGTTccagattatatttttatggcTCTTCTTATTTTAAAAGGCATAGACATCAGTAAGCTGTCTTAACATCTGTCTTCTGAGAACAGAACCTAAATGTACAAGCCTGTAAAAGCCAATTACAAAGCAGCTTCTGCtgtttaaacccccccccccccccaaaaaaaaaaacaacaactaagaaataaacacatacagatCATTAAATACAAAGATTCTCTTGTGTTCCCGGGCCagattttcaaaagaaaataatcaagCACTGGCATTAGCCTTTTGGGTTTCTCTcttgtaaaaaatgtgtttatacatCAGGCTTTAAATGACCCTCAGGGAAGTCCAACTGTGGGGTATGAAACATATGAAACAAATgtgcaaagcattctgggattaAAGACTTGGACAACCAATCATTTTACAGTATGcattacaaaaatgccaaaaacgACGGACAGACACAGCAATACCTGAAGTGTTGTGGGTGTTGAAAAGACACACCCCACTCAAACacacttaaccctttaaggtgcaagacCATaaatacaccgatcagccacaacattaaaaccgcctgcctaatattgtgtaggtccccctcgtgccgccaaaacagctctgacccatcGAGGCATGGGCTCCACAAGACCTCTGAAGGTCTCCTCTGATATCTAGCACCAAGACGTTAGCAGCAGATGCTTTAAGTCCTGTAAGTTGTGAGGTGGGGCCTCCATGGATCGGACTTGTTTTTCCAGCACATCCCACGGATGCTCGAtcggattgagatctggggaatTTGGAGGCCAACGTAACACCTTGAACTCTTTGTCATGTTCCTCAAACCATTCCTGAACAATTTTTGCAGTGTGGCAGGGCGCATTACCCTGCTGAAAGAGGCCACTGCCACCAGGGAATACCGTTTCCATGAAGGGGTGTACTTGGTCTGCAACCATGTTTAGGTAGGTGGTACGGGTCAAAGTAGCATCCACATGAATGCCGTTTTGGTGATGCTCTGACCAGTCATCTAGCCATCACAATTTGGCCCTTGTCAAAGTCGCTCAGATCTTTACACTTGCCCATTTTTCCTGCTTCCAACACATCAACTTCAAGAACTAACTGTTCACTTGCTGCCTAATATATCCCACCCCTTGGCAGGTGCCGTTGTAACGAGATAATCAATGTTATTCACTTCACCTGtcagtggttttaatgttgtggctgatcggtgcaTGTGGACAGAATGCTgacgtaacaatcactactggtcaAAAGCAGTGAGGTTCTAGCATTAACATTGACttggaatttagaaaaaaaaaaccttacaaaAAACCGACTCTTCAAATGGTAAGATGGACGATAATGTGAACGAGGGAGTGAGGCGAAACAGAGACGGAGATGGAAAACGCGGCCCCGCGTTTGGAGACGCGATCACCGAGGAACCCGTCGATGGACGCCACGCAGAGTACCCGACGCGCTGCCGGTCCGCGGCGCGTTGCCCCGGCGACGGCTCCGACGGTGACGCGCGGCGGAATGAGAAGCGCTCGCTCGACGGCGACggtttacattttttcagtctCCGAGTTGGAAGTCTTCCGCTCGCACCGCCAAAGCGCTAGGCGCCCGTTGCTACGCGAACAAGATGCTGAACGCCATGATGATGCAGCAGCAGGCCACATACGGGCTTTTCCTTTCacctgaaaagggggggggtgggggggggggcggggcgggggggggagaagcaTTAATACACAGCACAACCGACCAACCAAAACGTCCGTATAATGTTTAATGATGTATTAGCACATGATATAGGCGAGTAAGCTTAAACTGAACATATGGTCGCTccaagaaggggaaaaaaaaaaaaagtttgcttggATATGCCAGGCGTTCATAAATCTACCTTGAGAGGACCGTTTAACTTATTATGTGTTGGCAGCGGCTGATCATGTATTTTCCCTCGGGCTCgtgtttaaacattttcttgacTCGTTTCCAGAGAACAAGAAATATAAATCCGAGCTCTTGAGTAGACACACGCTGTTAATGACAACGGCAGGACGAACTAGGGTTACTTTCCAGGACGCGGGGAAGCTGGGGGCTTTTTAAAAGCGCGGGTGGCGGGGAGGCGCATTTTCACACCGGGCCCCCGGGGGGCGCTCTGACTCCCCGCGTTCTGTTAAATGTCCGCGTTCCGAGTCGCGCAGCTTTCCCAGAGGAGTCGCTGCTCACGGCTTGGCACCCGGCTCAAACAGGGCCAGAGACACATCGGGGGCCTCTTGAACTTCACCGCAACGAGCGCTTAGCGCTTAGCGCACCGCAGCGAGACTCCTTCACGGAAAAACGTTGCCAATTGTTATTTCGCAAAATGTTCACTTTTATTATTTCCTGTGAGCAGGAGTATCTGGTAGAAGTAAACGAGCCGGCACACTGGCGGTAATTTTCACCAGCGAGCTTTCACAGACGGATCTGGACGACGAATTAGGAAAGACCCCACACGTACGCAATTCAAGACCGACATGGACACAGCGCGTGGATGTGCTGTGTGCAAGTGCATCATTTTTTGTGgtaaaaaatacaatgtattcattttaaaaaaacattttttttaaaaatctcaaaatgaaaaaaataaaaaatcgacATGGGAGTGGTCAGTCGGCCACAGGTAGGAGGCCCGCGTCGCGCGGAAGTGACGCCGTCGCCGGGCAAACGGCGCGTCTTACCTATTCTGGCACATTTCCAGAAAATCCCCAGAActctgaaaaagagagagagacagtgagagagagagagagagagagacatgagcATCCTAGATCAGCGCTTCTGCTCTGGGGAGCGTTGCAAACGCAGGCTCCAGCACGCCACATTTCACAGGGAGTCTCCAGGTATCGATGCTCAACGGCCGTTTTGATTTTATTGGCTCCTTTTCCGACGCCCCACTGCGCGCTGAATCACCACATTAAATGAGGCCCCGAGGGGCCCGGGGCTGCGTTCCCCCGCACTCCCATCAGCCCTTTGAGTCACGCCCCGAGGAGATGAGACCCCTCTCTCCGTCAGACCGTgcgcagagggagagagggctcAATTAAGCCCAGCAGAAGGCTGCTGTCAGAGTTAAACTGACTGGCCTTTCGCAGAACACCTCCTCTCAGTTACCGGAGTTACCGTCTGGGACGGGCTCTGCTCTTCAAGGAGGGATGAGCTAAGTGTGGATGAGGAAGAGTTTGCattcactcactcgcacacatacccactcacccacttccgcgcacactcactcactcatactcactcactcgcacacacactcaaacactcacacacacgcactcactcatttgcacacacacttactcgtgcacacactcacttgcacacacgcactcaatcacttgcacacacacacactcactcacacactcacgcgcgcacacactcacttgcgagcacacacacacacacaaactcactcacacacacactcagtcactcattcactcagtcacacacacatacactcacttgCACGCTCACACTACCATGTATTCAAGCTGTATTTTTCCATAAGAAAGCAGCTGAGAAATCCCCGGCCCAAAGATGGTGCTTGTTGCTCTGTCACACGTctgggctgaggggggggggggcagcctggcCAGAGGGGGATGGTGGAGGGCTTTAAAAATAACCAGGTGTGGGAGAAGGGGCGGTGAAGGAGGAAGTGGCAGCAGCCTCCGCCAGGGCTCCATGGTCTGATAATGGATAGAAGGGGtcaagggggagagagaaaactgGCCCGCAGGGGTCAGTATGGATAGGGCAGAAGGTGACCAGGGCCTGAGGAGAGCACTGGAACATACCTTATACAGCCCTCCAATTAACAACCAAGAATTTACTAAGTTCAGTCAACCTTTCTCCTTAActttaactaaaaaacaaatgcatttgctgctttttaaatgccaaGCACAATTTTTATGAAGGCTAAACTTCCAAACTTACTTACTGAGattcaaagttaaagacaaatggCCGATTCCTATGAGTCTGCTTGCATGATGCAAGTTAATGATATTGGTCTTTTGTGTTcaaattttgtaaaaattatttttgtaaatgcattCATCTTAAGAAtaactttcattttctttcttccttcaaAAATTCTTTGCCAGCTTAATGGGCAAGATATGGGCATTGTTGATGGTAAACACGTTTCCCTATTTACATAGTGTAATTTTGGCTGGCGATTTCATAACCATTATATGTTCAAAGCTGATCTGGTGATATGTGTTCAATGGTCTAATGCCATAGTAGGAGGGTAAATTCCTCTAGATGAGATAGGTGGATGGATAGATACATAGATAGAGACAGGCAGccaggcagacaaacagcagTGGAAGGCTTTGTTATAAAATAGAGCAGTGATTAGCACCAATAAACTGTCTGTTTCTGGCAATGCTAGGCCATTATTCCTAAACGATCCAGACTCAAGCCAGAAGACTGCGACGTTCCCGGGAAGTGGCCGGGAAGCTCCTGCCCGGCCCCACGAGACGAGCAGACCGGAAAAGCCTTTGCTAGGCGCCGCATGTAAAAGGGACTATTTAAAGGGTTGCAGGAGAGAAAGGGCGGGTCTGCAAATAGACTCCTCCCACACGCGCTCGGTTGGCAGAGCTAAACGGCCACATTGTGCGTGTGCTGCTAGCGTGGGTACGCTACATTACATACACGAGCTGGGCCTGTCGGGCAGGGGGTTCAGCGGCTCGAGGGAGGGATTTGGGGGGCGGAGCAGTGCAggagggggttttgggggggcacaggggggaggagcagtgcagaagggggtttggggggggcacaggggggaggagcagtgcaggagggggtttggggggggggcacaggggggaggagcagtgcagggggggtttgggggggcacaggggggaggagcagtgcaggagggggttttgggggggcacaggggggaggagcagtgcaggagggggtttggggggggggcacaggggggaggagcagtgcagggggggtttgggggggcgcaggggggaggagcagtgcaggagggggtttggggagggcacaggggggaggagcagtgcagggggggtttgggggggtgcacaggggggaggagcagtgtaggaggggtttgggggggcacaggggggaggagcagtgcaggagggggctttgggggggcacaggggggaggagcagtgcagggggggtttgggggggcacaggggggaggagcagtgcaggagggggtttggggggggcacaggggggaggagcagTGCAGGAGGGAAGCAGAGTGAGTGAGGAGGGGGCGGACAGCACAGCTGAAagggaagcccccccccccccgggtccaGAGCTCCCGGATGAAGCCGAAGCAACAGACgacgcgcgcccccccccccccccctcctcctccccaggaCGCGCGCGCACGGCTCCCACATCCTGCCAGGCTGGCGGAGCGTGACGCGCACATCTGGAAAGCTCTCCTCGGCCGCAATTCAAACCCAGAAAGCTTTATTGTCCATTAAGTGGAACATCAGCTGTCAATCCAGGTgcccgacaaaaaaaaaaaaacagcgttcAGGAGctaaaacattttccaataCCACCTGAACTACATTACAGCCTTGTAGCTTTGTctcattttattcctttttcttttgatgtGATGCTAAACTGTTCTCACATAAAACCCTTGTATAAGCACAGGCTTTTGCCCCCTTACGAAGATTTAGCATACTCTCTAGATAGCAAACAGATGGCTCTAAATTCCCATAGTTATGCAATACAAGCATCACTTGGGTCTCCCAAGAaaattcactgaacattctCAACGTCTCCTCGGTACTTTTCAGAACACGTGACGTTGAGTAATGACTATagttttgaatttttattttatttttttatatttcacgATGAGGGGTCTAAAAGCCATGTTTGAAACATTTTGCAATAAAGCTCGACAAGCTGCAACCCTCTCACACATGCGAACACTTTAGAAACATGGTACAAACGGACAAGAGCACAGTGACTGCGTGAGGGTTCTGCGTTTGGTCAGTGGGAGTCTTGCGCTGAATGTGCTGAGCTGTCAAATTCCACGGTGGAAGGGGGGTGAGGAAcgatttgtgtgtgcatgtgcacatgcatgtgtgtgtgtgtgcgcgtgcgtgtatgtgtgcatggggaGGGAAGGCATCCGTTGCAATTATGTAATACCCGTGATGTCACATGCTAAAGACGCGCTTCACAGCAGGGATGAGCAGGCATGACTCAAACTAGTCTGGAGCTACGGAGGTCATCGATACGGAGGTTTCTGCTTCTTTAACAGCACAGCGGCGGCGCTCGTTAGCATTATCGCGGCCAAACAGAACGAGACAAAATAAGAGCGCGAAAACGGCGCGCAAAATTAGCAGTTGCAGCTGACCGctaggttacattacattacattacaggcatttagcagacgctcttatccagagcgacttacacaacttttacatagcattttacattgtatccatttatacagctggatatatactgaagcagtgcaggttaagtaccttgctcaagggtacaacggcagtgtccttaccagggaatcgaacctacgaccttttggttacaagcccagttccttacccactgtgctacactccgtcctaccaGCTGGTCCCTGAAAAACGGCCCGTGCTCTACCGCGGCTCAGGCCAGCTCGCCTCTGGTTGCGGGTGTGGTGCGGGTGGCCTCTCGCGGCCGTACGTACCCTGTCTTGTTCTTGTCCAGCAGGCTGGGGGCCAGGGATCGGAGGTAGGCGCACGTGCAGATGAGGAGCAGGATAACCGTCAGCAGGCTCTGGAAGTTGAAAATGGCAGACtgcgaaagaagaagaagaagaagaaaacaaaaacacgtcATGtacgacaacaaaaaaaaaaaaaaagaagagaaacctTCCTTGGTACTTTCACTTAAGGCTGCGCATCTGAAAAGTCTGATCACAGCATTTCCTATGCAGGCCTAAGTGAAGTCAGCACTAAATTTGGTGATGCGATGCAGACCAAAGAAGTAAAAGTACCTCGTTGCCCATTTAAGCTGATCAAGGACAATCTCCCTACTGTGATCTCAAACCCGAACCTTCACCCGTATGCCAGAAAATAATGTCTTTGCGACACTGAGCTCATTAAAAAAGGCAACACATCCAAACTGCAAACTCGCACAAAGCGCTGATGGAGGCATAAAAGTGCATGCGATCTCTACAGTATGCACTCTGCCAAATTCggtccccctccccacagaatACCCAGGTCAGCCATACTGGGACTAGATGAGGCAGTTTCCAGGGTATATTCAGGCTCCTAGGAGATGAAAGGGACTAGAGAACTACAGAACGAAACGTTTGGCTCTCTCGTTGTCTATGGTCGTCCCACCACCCACGTTAGTCTCACATGTAGCACGTGCAAAGTGAACCCACTCGTGAcgggattggggggtggggggtatctTTTCTGCTGACTTTACAGAATCTTTCTTCAGGTTTAGACCCACCAACTGCAAAGGCCATCACACGAAACGTCTCACGCAGCAACAGAACATCGGTGAGCGCTCCACTGACAGTTTACAGGATTGAATGTCTTTACGCTCTATATACACAAATCCGAGCAGCTGCAAAATGAATTAAGGGCCAGCAGAGTAGGTTAAAGCTTTTCTTTGCGTTGAGCGGTTTGAATTGATAGGTACATATTTAACCTCCATCGTCTCTCCAGCTTCGGGGGAACTGACATGTCACAGATGCAGATGGCAAACTGCAAATTCTGTTTCATAtgttctctatctctctctctctcccttcacgCTTTCCAGATGTTCTCCCTGGTGTTTGGATTGGATGACGCTGGCAGAGATGCAGCCTACAGCGACCGCTCACCGGGGGGGGTATGGGGTTGATGCTACCGACCTGCGTCACCGAGACCGCGTTGCAAACTCCAGGCTGACTTATGCATTCTTTACGACCAGAGTACAGGCGAGAGGAGCGAACGTTGCGTGAAAGGAGCGAGAGCTCGCGCGTCTCGGAGGGTGACGTCAGGCCCGCGAGGATTCGCAGAGACGGCTCTGAACTCGAAGAACGACGTGCTAAGTCACGACGGCAAGGGAGACACACAGCTGCTAATGGTAACGGCGAGAGAGGTGAAAGGTGGACTCCGTTTTCCCACATGGCAAACGGAGAGCATAAAATGCTAACTGCTAATGTCCAAGCTGCGGTTTCAGAAGAGCAGCCGGATTTGTAATTAGCCGCCCTTCTACCATATGTACAATTCATGTTACGTTGTATTCATAGGAAGGAAACTGTTGCGAACTCTGAATCGGGCAACACTAAATGTATGGTTGCAAAGCACTGAATTATCAACACTTTGTGGTAGGGTCACCTATTAGAGTCAATGGTATCGTTTCTATTAGTGGTTGGAGTTATGGTTCCTTTCAGGGACACAAATCATTTGACTCAGTTGCCTAAAAGGATTAATTCATGGATTTGTTCACCAGTTCCTTCACTGCTGTTGACCAGCCTCATGCGAACAAGAATGAGTTATACAGTTACTGGTTCTGACTTCAGCCCATTTCCAATACGAAGCCATTAGGGAGAAGGGAAAGTGAAAGCTTTATTGGAACAGAATCAGTTGAGAAATGCATACTGAAAACATAAACtggttcacattttattttggctacaTTATGTCACACAATCAAAGAGTTGGACAAAGCTGTAAACCAATTGCTTTCAAACTGACTCAGACAAGCGTTCGTCACtgcgggcggcagtgtagtacagtgggtacagggcttgtaacctgaaggtcataggttcgattcccggattGGACACAGCCGTTGTATCCTTAAGCAATGTACTTGAAATGCATTGATGcgatatatatccagctgtacaaatggatgctatgtaaatgctatgtaaaatgcaaGTCGCGGATAagaccgtctgctaaatgactgtaatgtaatgcaatacgAAGACATTAGGGGGAGAAAGAGTGGTAGAACTGCAGCAAGTGCGGAACTCATCgcaaacccagttccttaccgGACTCGTTCACCCCTGCAAACCGCAAAGGAACGAATCAAAAGATGGAGGCGAGTTAGTTTTTTTCGTCACTAACGAAGGCACATCCCTATTCTTTCAATGGAACCAATCGCATTGTCTTCTTGTATAGGGAATTTagacaaaaaacaacaatccaATGTTGCACAATACAGAACTTATGGTAAAAAATGATTAGCTATCAAATTGCTTCGCTAAGTTACCTATCCTGACAAATGAACATGTTAAGTAAACTTTGTAATACGAACACGAATAGCTAGCAAATGCCTTTGCTAGTTGCATGACATTAGCCATAGCTATATCCCTTCTAGCTATAGAATTTTATGTCGCAAGGTAGTTAACGTTAACGAACTACATAACCAGCAAAAAACCAGACAGGCAAACTTAGATATAGTGAGAAGAACTGGTTAGTTAGCACATAGTTAGTAACTACGTGTAAcggttagctagcaagctaatggGATAGTTAGCTTACTCACTCTAAACTAAGACTAAAATCCATAGCTGGAGGGGCACAATGCAGAGTCtgcaataataaaatgaaagtttgCAGAATAAACAAACGGCAAACATACTAGCTAGATATAAAATACAAGTTTGAGCAAATGTTTGCTAGCTTGCTACTGCAGGAAAACGCATTCGATTCAGCTATAATTTACGACTTGGAAAGTTAACTATCTTTCCAACCGAAGATATTTACGATAATACACATTATGCTAGTTATTGGCGGGACATAACGCAGATAACCCAAAAGATGCAAATGCAGAACACCCGAGATAAAAACTGCAAATTGCTGTCAATTAATCTTACCATTGTTGTTGCACTTCTTCCTACAGCCACatcacat is part of the Anguilla anguilla isolate fAngAng1 chromosome 10, fAngAng1.pri, whole genome shotgun sequence genome and encodes:
- the LOC118206670 gene encoding protein kish-A, whose amino-acid sequence is MSAIFNFQSLLTVILLLICTCAYLRSLAPSLLDKNKTGVLGIFWKCARIGERKSPYVACCCIIMAFSILFA